One stretch of Nicotiana tabacum cultivar K326 chromosome 18, ASM71507v2, whole genome shotgun sequence DNA includes these proteins:
- the LOC107800670 gene encoding uncharacterized protein LOC107800670: MEARYFNFTVHSASDLPDVREFGRMKVYAKVSVAGTTKCTEVDTMNDTNPKWNTTLCFIVPEKDIIQGHMYCKIELFCKRTFSHDKYVGELDLSLAPRYKGICTFPVLGNDLDQSKSIGTLKFSHALGDKLIVADSSSSSSSSSSLEDYDSVIRLIKGGVGLLNVKATASN; the protein is encoded by the coding sequence ATGGAGGCCAGATATTTTAATTTTACAGTCCATTCTGCTAGTGACCTCCCAGATGTTCGTGAATTTGGTAGAATGAAAGTTTATGCAAAGGTTTCAGTAGCAGGAACGACCAAGTGCACCGAAGTAGATACTATGAACGACACAAATCCTAAGTGGAATACGACGCTTTGCTTCATTGTGCCTGAGAAAGACATCATACAAGGGCATATGTATTGCAAAATTGAGCTTTTCTGCAAAAGGACTTTCTCACATGATAAGTATGTTGGTGAGCTGGACCTTTCTCTAGCTCCTCGTTATAAAGGAATATGTACTTTTCCAGTGCTCGGAAATGATTTAGATCAGAGCAAAAGTattggaactttgaagttttctCATGCTTTAGGAGATAAACTCATAGTTGCAgactcatcttcatcttcatcttcatcttcatcattaGAGGATTATGATAGCGTAATTCGTCTTATTAAAGGTGGAGTGGGTTTGCTGAATGTAAAGGCTACAGCGTCCAATTGA